The Candidatus Binatia bacterium genome has a window encoding:
- the gcvT gene encoding aminomethyltransferase, with protein MPVESERTTRRAALIASGAVLGTAQDGGEEALHFGDWKREWAAVREGVGVFDGGFRKLWALVGTDRVSFLQGMITADVARLGNGTGTYAASVTVQGRVVTDLRVFALEDALWLDVPRERADRVREHLSQYIVADDVEFADPPSVPLIVLEGRRAASLAQRWLGEDVAELPMYGHREIVWNGLNVRVAAVTHTGERGWILFGSPAGFAHLWQEACALGALPVGAQALEVLRIEAGIPRVGVDMDESTLIAEADVEAAISYGKGCYLGQEVVERVAARGQVQRKRRGFICRGSALPVRGAGVFQHQREVGHVTSVAWSPALGCGIGFAYLRREVWEPGQILEARWAEDRASIEVANVPFLELPVKLRGTAQ; from the coding sequence ATGCCGGTGGAATCGGAACGGACGACGAGGCGTGCCGCACTAATCGCTTCCGGTGCGGTGTTAGGCACCGCCCAGGACGGCGGTGAGGAGGCGTTGCATTTCGGGGACTGGAAGCGCGAGTGGGCTGCGGTGCGCGAAGGGGTAGGCGTGTTCGATGGTGGCTTTCGGAAACTTTGGGCGTTGGTGGGCACGGATCGAGTCTCTTTTTTACAGGGCATGATCACGGCAGACGTGGCGCGGCTAGGCAATGGCACGGGCACCTACGCGGCCTCCGTGACCGTGCAGGGCCGGGTCGTCACGGACTTGCGAGTGTTTGCTCTCGAGGACGCACTCTGGCTCGACGTGCCGCGGGAGCGCGCGGATCGGGTTCGGGAACATTTGAGCCAGTATATCGTGGCGGACGACGTGGAGTTTGCGGACCCTCCAAGCGTGCCCCTGATTGTCTTGGAGGGGCGCCGTGCCGCGTCTCTTGCCCAGCGTTGGCTCGGTGAGGACGTGGCCGAACTCCCGATGTATGGCCATCGGGAAATCGTGTGGAATGGCCTCAATGTCCGTGTGGCGGCCGTGACCCATACCGGCGAAAGGGGTTGGATCCTGTTCGGGTCTCCGGCAGGCTTTGCACATCTCTGGCAGGAAGCATGCGCGCTGGGTGCGTTGCCTGTGGGTGCGCAGGCATTGGAAGTACTACGCATCGAGGCCGGAATCCCGCGTGTGGGCGTGGATATGGACGAATCGACGCTCATTGCCGAAGCCGATGTCGAAGCCGCAATTTCTTACGGTAAGGGCTGCTACCTCGGGCAAGAGGTGGTCGAGCGGGTGGCAGCGCGCGGGCAGGTTCAACGCAAGCGAAGAGGTTTCATTTGCCGTGGCAGCGCGTTGCCCGTGCGCGGGGCAGGTGTGTTTCAGCACCAGCGTGAGGTCGGTCACGTCACTAGCGTGGCATGGTCTCCTGCGCTCGGGTGCGGTATCGGATTTGCCTATCTGCGGCGCGAGGTGTGGGAACCCGGTCAGATCCTGGAGGCGCGGTGGGCTGAAGATCGGGCCAGCATCGAAGTGGCGAACGTTCCGTTCCTCGAGTTACCCGTAAAGCTGCGGGGAACGGCGCAATGA
- a CDS encoding 3-hydroxybutyryl-CoA dehydratase, translated as MRLNRPEVHNAYNMAMRDGLFEVLSAIRDDPEVRVGVILGNGPSFCSGGDLNEFGTAASPTSARAARWRRDVAGLLASLWKPMIAGVHGYAVGGGLELALLCDWCVLSDDARMCYPETGLGTIPGVGGTQTMPRLAGRARALEAMGSGRWLSPREAVEWGLAVRIVARARLESTVWTLAEKLAAIEPALLQLSKRAVWEGLDRSLAAGLCLERRLASRAASRLAARRGGEGSAGS; from the coding sequence GTGCGCCTCAACCGGCCGGAGGTGCACAATGCCTACAACATGGCCATGCGCGACGGGTTGTTCGAGGTGCTTTCTGCGATTCGCGACGATCCCGAGGTGCGTGTCGGGGTTATTTTGGGCAACGGGCCCTCGTTTTGCTCGGGAGGCGATCTAAACGAGTTCGGCACTGCGGCCAGTCCGACTTCCGCGCGGGCGGCGCGTTGGCGGCGCGATGTGGCCGGTTTGTTGGCCAGCCTGTGGAAGCCCATGATTGCCGGTGTACATGGATACGCCGTGGGTGGGGGACTGGAGTTGGCCTTGTTGTGCGACTGGTGTGTGCTCAGCGACGATGCGCGCATGTGTTATCCGGAAACTGGTTTGGGTACGATTCCCGGAGTGGGTGGCACGCAAACCATGCCGCGCTTGGCGGGGCGGGCTCGGGCACTGGAGGCGATGGGAAGCGGGCGCTGGCTTTCGCCCCGCGAGGCCGTAGAGTGGGGCCTGGCTGTGCGCATTGTGGCCAGGGCTCGCCTGGAGTCCACTGTGTGGACACTGGCCGAGAAATTGGCTGCGATCGAGCCCGCGCTTTTGCAGCTCAGTAAACGTGCGGTTTGGGAAGGGCTCGACCGCAGTCTTGCGGCAGGGCTTTGTTTGGAACGCCGCTTGGCGTCGAGAGCCGCTTCTCGGCTGGCGGCTCGTCGAGGAGGGGAGGGGTCAGCCGGGTCATGA
- a CDS encoding AMP-dependent ligase encodes MNTANFLSIPASLFPEQEIVRFGGRTRSYGSLWDEVRRLAQGLRALGIGPGDCVAVLDTNSDRYVAAYYAAASAGAVFLPLNYRAKLPELEFMIGNAGVRLLFVGDRYVDTAEQLRRRLPNGPRIVALGERRLDGLVYDDLLARGILDDPVAVDDDATAILMYTSGTTARPKAVLLTHGDFTQYVTANVELADGTPRGTALVCVPVYHIAGATNIMTNVWTGRRMVLLPQFDAGAWLQAVEQERVTHAFVVPTMLKQILDHPDFSRRDLSSLEVLSYGGAPMPFPVIRRAIEVFPRSVGFVNAFGQTETTSTLTVLGPEDHRLTGSAAEDEVKLQRLRSIGRPLPDVELIVVDDAGRELPRGEVGEIWVRTPRVMKGYRTESGVESPLQRDGWLPTRDMGWMDPDGYVFLAGRKDDIIIRGGENIAPAEVENTLFSHPAVEDVAVVGVPDVEWGQRVAAFVVCRPGSVATAEELIEFCRQRLASFKKPDFVYFVSELPKNPLGKVLRKDLRERWERGERGW; translated from the coding sequence ATGAACACGGCAAACTTTCTGAGCATTCCGGCTTCGTTGTTTCCCGAACAAGAGATTGTGCGTTTTGGCGGGCGCACGCGCTCGTACGGCTCTCTTTGGGATGAAGTGCGCCGCTTGGCGCAGGGCCTGCGCGCGCTGGGCATCGGTCCCGGCGATTGCGTTGCCGTATTGGATACCAACTCTGATCGCTACGTGGCCGCGTATTACGCCGCCGCGAGCGCCGGCGCGGTGTTTTTGCCGCTCAATTACCGTGCGAAGCTGCCGGAGCTCGAATTCATGATTGGCAACGCCGGCGTGCGCCTTTTGTTTGTCGGCGACCGATACGTAGATACCGCCGAGCAACTGCGCCGGCGCTTGCCGAACGGGCCGCGCATCGTCGCCCTGGGAGAGCGACGACTCGACGGCCTGGTTTACGACGACCTCCTCGCCCGCGGAATTTTGGACGATCCGGTAGCCGTAGACGACGATGCGACCGCAATCCTCATGTACACGAGCGGCACTACAGCTCGCCCAAAGGCGGTGCTGCTGACGCACGGAGACTTCACGCAGTACGTTACGGCGAATGTGGAGCTGGCCGATGGCACACCGCGTGGAACTGCGCTGGTGTGCGTGCCGGTTTACCACATTGCCGGAGCGACGAACATCATGACCAACGTGTGGACTGGCCGCCGTATGGTCTTGCTGCCGCAGTTCGACGCGGGTGCTTGGCTCCAAGCCGTGGAGCAAGAGCGGGTGACACACGCGTTTGTCGTGCCGACGATGTTGAAGCAGATTCTCGACCACCCGGACTTCAGTCGGCGAGACCTTTCCAGTTTGGAGGTCCTGTCTTATGGCGGTGCGCCCATGCCGTTCCCGGTGATTCGCCGCGCAATCGAGGTGTTTCCTCGCTCCGTCGGTTTCGTCAACGCCTTTGGCCAAACCGAAACCACCTCGACACTGACGGTGCTAGGTCCGGAAGACCACCGCCTGACGGGCTCTGCCGCGGAGGACGAGGTGAAGCTGCAGCGTTTGCGTTCGATCGGCCGCCCGCTGCCTGACGTGGAGTTGATCGTGGTAGATGACGCCGGACGCGAGTTGCCGCGAGGGGAGGTGGGAGAGATTTGGGTACGTACGCCCCGTGTGATGAAGGGTTACCGCACAGAGTCGGGAGTGGAGTCGCCGTTGCAGCGCGATGGGTGGCTCCCGACGCGCGACATGGGCTGGATGGACCCGGATGGGTACGTGTTCCTGGCTGGGCGGAAAGACGACATCATCATTCGCGGCGGGGAGAATATCGCACCGGCAGAAGTAGAGAATACGCTGTTTTCTCACCCCGCAGTGGAGGACGTGGCGGTCGTCGGGGTTCCCGATGTGGAGTGGGGCCAGCGAGTCGCTGCGTTTGTGGTTTGCCGCCCGGGCAGCGTGGCCACGGCCGAAGAGCTGATCGAGTTTTGCCGCCAGCGCTTGGCCAGCTTCAAAAAGCCGGACTTCGTGTACTTCGTCTCCGAGCTGCCGAAAAACCCGCTGGGCAAGGTGCTGAGAAAAGACTTGCGGGAACGGTGGGAGCGGGGCGAGAGAGGCTGGTAA
- a CDS encoding crotonase, with protein MRRLPDPETRAAAQGSVKMERSGGVAIVSLFEPGYPGRMDASMDSQLCRTIEELAFDDTVRVVLLVSRSRDFCLGLAPDEGDGLVQSVEAVAQLSCPVIAVVHGGAVAEGCELALACDLRFASRRAYFALPQLTEGRFFRNGATQRLPRLVGRPRALEMLWTGQRVAAAKALRWGLVNAVWDEGALRSEAERYARLLAQRAPLALRYAKEAVGKGLDGTLEQGMRLEEDLYVLLQTTADWRAGIEAFRRKKKVRFRGQ; from the coding sequence ATGAGACGTCTCCCTGACCCCGAGACTCGTGCCGCGGCACAAGGCTCCGTGAAGATGGAGCGATCCGGGGGAGTTGCGATCGTCTCGTTGTTCGAGCCTGGCTACCCAGGCCGGATGGATGCCAGTATGGACTCCCAGCTTTGTCGCACGATCGAGGAGCTGGCCTTCGATGACACGGTCCGCGTGGTGTTGCTGGTCTCCCGAAGCCGCGATTTTTGTTTGGGGCTTGCGCCGGACGAAGGTGACGGGCTCGTACAGTCTGTCGAGGCCGTCGCGCAGCTTTCTTGCCCGGTGATTGCCGTGGTTCACGGCGGCGCCGTGGCGGAAGGTTGTGAGCTTGCCTTGGCCTGTGACCTTCGATTCGCTTCGCGTCGCGCCTATTTTGCCCTGCCGCAGCTTACCGAAGGGCGGTTTTTTCGAAACGGCGCGACGCAGCGGTTACCGCGCCTCGTGGGCCGACCGCGGGCGCTCGAGATGTTGTGGACTGGCCAGCGTGTCGCGGCCGCGAAGGCGTTACGGTGGGGTTTGGTCAATGCCGTGTGGGATGAAGGAGCCTTGCGATCCGAGGCGGAGCGCTATGCCCGCCTGCTGGCTCAACGTGCCCCCCTCGCCTTGCGCTATGCGAAGGAAGCGGTAGGCAAAGGTCTCGATGGGACGTTAGAGCAAGGCATGCGACTGGAGGAAGACCTGTATGTGTTGTTGCAAACGACGGCCGATTGGCGCGCGGGAATCGAGGCATTTCGCAGGAAAAAGAAAGTGCGGTTTCGCGGCCAGTAA
- the sthA gene encoding soluble pyridine nucleotide transhydrogenase, with the protein MRAAKAGKRVAVVERFRAVGGSCTHWSTIPSKALRYAVRQWIECSTSALWRDLGFKPPRVTFPQLLRSAQDVIQKQVALRESFYERNHVALVHGRASFVDPHTVEVEDERGGREIVVADAFVIAVGSRPYRPPDVDFSHPRIFDAQTILSLQEMPQSITIYGAGVVGCEYASIFRNLDCKVNLVNTRGKLLEFLDDEIIDALAYHLREQGALIRHNEEYERVEGRDDGVVLHLKSGKKIKTDVLLWANGRTGNTDGLGLEGIGIHVDGRGNIPVNQNYQTAVPHIYAVGDVVGFPALASAAYDQGRFAVAHWLYGRCEHLIEFIPTGIYTIPEISSVGKTERELTAAKVPYEVGHAFFRSLARGQITGHTVGMLKLLFHRETLEILGIHCFGDQAAEIVHIGQAIISQKGAGNSLRYFVNTTFNYPTMAEAYRVAALNGLNRVFDNPDLRP; encoded by the coding sequence ATGCGTGCCGCCAAGGCAGGCAAACGCGTGGCCGTGGTGGAACGCTTCCGCGCGGTCGGCGGAAGTTGCACCCACTGGAGCACGATTCCGAGTAAAGCGTTGCGGTACGCGGTGCGGCAGTGGATCGAGTGCAGCACGAGTGCTTTGTGGCGCGACTTGGGTTTCAAGCCACCGCGTGTGACCTTTCCGCAGTTGCTGCGTTCGGCGCAGGACGTCATCCAGAAACAGGTGGCGTTACGGGAGTCGTTCTACGAGCGCAATCATGTTGCGCTCGTGCATGGGCGCGCGTCGTTTGTAGATCCGCACACGGTGGAAGTGGAAGACGAGCGGGGAGGCCGCGAGATTGTCGTCGCCGATGCCTTCGTGATTGCCGTAGGCTCGCGCCCCTACCGCCCGCCGGACGTGGATTTTTCCCATCCGCGCATTTTCGATGCGCAGACCATCTTGAGCCTCCAAGAAATGCCGCAATCGATCACGATTTACGGTGCCGGCGTGGTCGGTTGCGAGTACGCGTCCATCTTTCGCAATCTGGATTGCAAGGTGAACCTGGTGAATACCCGGGGCAAGTTACTCGAGTTCCTGGATGACGAGATCATCGATGCGCTGGCCTATCACTTGCGGGAACAAGGAGCGTTGATTCGCCACAACGAGGAGTATGAGCGGGTCGAGGGTCGCGACGATGGTGTGGTGCTGCACCTCAAGTCCGGCAAGAAGATCAAAACGGATGTTTTGCTTTGGGCCAACGGGCGCACGGGCAACACCGACGGATTGGGATTGGAAGGCATCGGGATCCATGTGGATGGGCGCGGCAACATTCCGGTGAATCAGAACTACCAAACCGCCGTGCCGCACATTTACGCAGTCGGCGATGTCGTGGGGTTCCCCGCACTGGCCAGCGCCGCGTACGATCAGGGACGCTTTGCGGTGGCCCACTGGCTTTACGGCCGCTGCGAGCACTTGATCGAATTTATCCCGACGGGAATTTACACCATTCCGGAAATCAGTTCGGTCGGGAAGACCGAACGGGAACTGACGGCCGCCAAGGTGCCGTACGAAGTGGGACATGCGTTCTTTCGCAGCTTGGCGCGCGGGCAGATTACCGGCCACACGGTAGGGATGCTCAAGCTACTGTTCCATCGCGAAACGCTGGAGATCCTCGGGATCCACTGTTTTGGTGACCAAGCCGCCGAAATCGTGCACATCGGCCAGGCGATTATTTCGCAAAAGGGTGCGGGAAATTCCTTGCGCTACTTCGTCAATACAACCTTCAATTACCCCACCATGGCGGAGGCCTACCGCGTGGCGGCGCTGAACGGGCTCAACCGGGTTTTCGATAATCCCGACTTGCGGCCGTAG
- the ltp2 gene encoding lipid-transfer protein, which produces MDIKDRTAIVGIGQTRFGKGLPESELSLACQAISAALDDAGIAPREVDGLVMFSMENGREVEIARNLGLGAITYFGEVGYGGGAGCATVGHAAMAVATGQCRVAVAWRARKRSAKTSRPWANVGSRVSGSAQWTRPFGLLRPVDEIAMLTRRYMYEYGATRDHLANVALACRKHANRNPNATFYDRPLTREQYMSARWISEPLCLYDNCLETDGALAVVVTSAERARDAKQPPVYIHAFAQSIPPQCQPMTNYFCDDPLRGPAWDCARLLWSKSDFRPEDVRVAQIYDAFTPLILLSLEGYGFCKRGEAGPFTEGGALEWPDGRLPINTSGGGLSEAYVHGFNLILEGVRQMRGTSTCPVADSPCCLVTSGEGVPTSALLLRRAV; this is translated from the coding sequence ATGGATATCAAAGACCGTACTGCCATTGTCGGCATTGGACAGACGCGGTTTGGGAAGGGCTTGCCGGAGAGCGAGCTCTCGCTCGCGTGTCAGGCCATTTCTGCCGCCCTGGACGATGCGGGGATCGCGCCGCGAGAGGTGGACGGGCTGGTCATGTTTTCCATGGAAAACGGGCGCGAGGTGGAGATCGCCCGCAATCTGGGCTTGGGTGCCATTACGTATTTTGGAGAGGTGGGTTACGGAGGTGGTGCGGGGTGTGCCACCGTGGGGCACGCAGCCATGGCCGTGGCCACGGGGCAGTGCCGTGTTGCCGTTGCGTGGCGGGCACGCAAGCGATCCGCGAAAACGAGTCGTCCATGGGCGAACGTGGGCAGCCGCGTGAGCGGATCGGCGCAATGGACCAGGCCGTTCGGCCTGCTGCGCCCGGTGGACGAAATTGCCATGCTCACCCGGCGTTACATGTACGAATACGGAGCCACGCGGGACCACCTGGCAAACGTGGCATTGGCGTGCCGGAAACATGCGAACCGCAATCCGAACGCCACGTTTTACGATCGGCCGCTGACTCGCGAACAGTACATGTCCGCGCGCTGGATCAGTGAGCCGCTTTGTTTGTACGACAACTGTCTCGAAACCGATGGGGCGCTGGCCGTCGTGGTTACCAGCGCAGAGCGCGCGCGCGATGCAAAACAGCCGCCCGTGTACATTCATGCGTTTGCCCAAAGCATTCCGCCTCAGTGCCAGCCAATGACGAATTACTTTTGCGATGACCCGTTGCGTGGGCCGGCGTGGGATTGCGCCCGACTCTTGTGGTCCAAGAGCGATTTCCGGCCCGAGGACGTGCGGGTGGCGCAGATTTACGACGCGTTCACGCCGCTCATTTTGCTCTCTTTAGAGGGATATGGATTTTGCAAGCGCGGCGAAGCCGGTCCGTTCACGGAAGGCGGAGCTTTGGAGTGGCCCGATGGCCGGCTGCCGATCAACACCTCCGGCGGGGGACTCTCGGAAGCGTATGTGCACGGTTTCAATTTGATTCTGGAAGGGGTGCGCCAAATGCGAGGAACCTCGACCTGTCCGGTAGCCGACTCGCCGTGCTGCCTTGTCACCAGCGGCGAGGGCGTGCCGACGAGCGCGCTTTTGTTGCGGAGAGCCGTATGA
- a CDS encoding putative cytochrome P450, translating into MSAPLVYDPYSYEIHEDPYPTYARLRAEAPVYYNAKRGFYALSRYNDVREAMQDWETFSSQGGVALEGSGKAPPMIIAMDPPRQTRLRRIISAAFTPRRVAEMEPRVRALAQELLQPLLRQREFDFVDDFSGKLPMAVIANMLGVPEADRETLRTWSDTLLHREPGDPRVTPAGVEAAGNIVKYFAEEIEHRRRHPGTDLLSALLEAEVEGERLSREEVLGFCFLLIIAGNETTTKMLANAVDLLYRHPQQRARLIREPERMADAVEEVLRFDPSTQALARVVRRDVTLHGTVVPAGARVLLLIGSANRDETVIERADEFDVFRTPVAHLAFGIGTHFCLGASLARLEGRVALEEVLRSMPEYELDLARRERVHSTNVRGYAHLPMSPGPKRRETVHAAS; encoded by the coding sequence ATGTCGGCCCCGTTGGTATACGATCCGTACAGCTACGAAATTCACGAGGATCCATATCCGACCTACGCTCGCCTGCGTGCCGAGGCGCCGGTGTACTACAATGCGAAGCGGGGTTTTTATGCGCTCTCGCGGTACAACGACGTGCGCGAGGCCATGCAAGACTGGGAAACGTTTTCCTCGCAGGGCGGCGTGGCTTTGGAAGGTAGTGGCAAGGCACCACCGATGATCATCGCGATGGACCCACCCCGCCAAACTCGGCTTCGGCGCATTATCAGTGCCGCGTTCACCCCGCGCCGCGTTGCGGAAATGGAGCCCCGCGTACGTGCGCTCGCGCAGGAACTCCTTCAACCGCTTTTGCGCCAAAGAGAATTCGACTTCGTGGACGACTTCTCAGGCAAGCTGCCGATGGCGGTGATCGCCAACATGCTGGGAGTGCCGGAAGCAGACCGGGAAACGCTTCGCACGTGGTCCGATACTTTGCTGCACCGAGAGCCGGGAGACCCTCGGGTCACCCCTGCCGGGGTGGAGGCTGCGGGCAACATCGTGAAATACTTTGCGGAGGAGATCGAGCATCGGCGCCGGCATCCGGGGACGGACTTGCTCAGTGCGCTCCTCGAAGCCGAAGTCGAAGGCGAGCGGCTGTCGCGGGAAGAGGTTTTGGGCTTCTGCTTCCTCCTCATCATTGCGGGAAACGAGACCACCACGAAGATGCTCGCGAACGCGGTGGATCTCTTGTATCGGCATCCACAGCAGCGGGCGCGCTTGATCCGCGAACCGGAGCGCATGGCCGACGCAGTGGAGGAGGTGCTGCGCTTCGATCCCTCCACGCAAGCGTTGGCCCGGGTGGTCCGGCGCGATGTCACATTGCACGGCACGGTTGTGCCGGCCGGGGCGAGAGTTTTGTTGCTGATCGGGTCGGCAAACCGCGATGAAACCGTAATCGAACGGGCCGACGAGTTCGATGTGTTTCGTACCCCGGTGGCGCACTTGGCGTTTGGGATCGGTACGCACTTTTGTTTGGGGGCTTCGCTCGCACGGCTGGAAGGGCGAGTGGCGTTGGAAGAAGTCTTGCGTTCCATGCCCGAGTACGAGCTGGATCTCGCACGACGCGAGCGGGTGCACTCGACGAACGTTCGCGGGTATGCGCACCTCCCCATGAGTCCCGGGCCAAAGAGGAGGGAGACGGTTCATGCGGCTTCGTGA
- a CDS encoding putative oxidoreductase — protein sequence MRLRDKVAIITGAGQGIGRAYARRFAEEGAKVVIAEINPEWGRRTEEEIRATGAEAWFVQTDVASEESTKAVAAKTHERYGAIDILVNNAAIFYGLNREDPSLAYFNRILSVNLTGVWLMTRAVEPYMKRQRRGKIINQSSTAAYMGNVGLVDTTDPDKPSPPFHYSVSKMGVNGLTKYFAGSLGPWGINVNAIAPGVTLTEATKSVVPAEMIDMLVMYTALKKPLNPEDLTGTAVFLASSDSDMMTGQVLVVDGGMIMLG from the coding sequence ATGCGGCTTCGTGACAAGGTGGCGATTATCACGGGAGCAGGGCAGGGAATTGGTCGCGCGTATGCGCGCCGCTTTGCCGAAGAAGGTGCCAAGGTGGTCATCGCGGAAATCAACCCCGAGTGGGGCCGACGCACAGAAGAGGAAATCCGAGCCACTGGAGCCGAGGCTTGGTTCGTGCAAACCGACGTGGCCAGCGAGGAAAGCACGAAGGCCGTGGCCGCAAAAACGCACGAGCGCTACGGCGCGATCGACATTCTTGTGAACAATGCCGCCATATTTTACGGGCTGAATCGCGAGGATCCTTCGCTCGCGTACTTTAACCGCATCCTTTCGGTCAATTTGACCGGAGTGTGGCTGATGACGCGGGCGGTAGAGCCATACATGAAGCGGCAGCGACGCGGGAAGATCATCAACCAGTCTTCGACCGCCGCCTACATGGGCAACGTCGGGCTCGTGGATACGACGGACCCGGACAAACCGTCGCCCCCGTTTCACTACAGTGTTTCCAAGATGGGCGTGAACGGGCTGACGAAATATTTCGCCGGCTCTCTCGGCCCCTGGGGTATCAACGTGAATGCGATCGCCCCGGGGGTGACGCTGACGGAGGCGACAAAGTCGGTCGTGCCCGCGGAAATGATCGACATGCTGGTGATGTACACGGCGCTGAAGAAGCCGCTAAATCCCGAGGACCTGACCGGCACGGCAGTTTTTTTGGCCTCCTCGGACAGCGACATGATGACGGGCCAGGTGCTGGTCGTGGACGGCGGCATGATCATGTTGGGCTAG
- the mutM gene encoding formamidopyrimidine-DNA glycosylase, which translates to MPELPEVETIRRSLAPCIGAEIAGVYVREPRLRKPVDTEALRQAVGQRIVGTLRHGKYLILSLSGPHVLLLHFGMSGTLRIARSFRDLQEHDHVRFLFADGRQCVFNDPRRFGLLWLGPREKAAEIVSPGPDALGADFTPEYLYAVARRSSRAIKTLLLDQQVVAGIGNIYANEALYIAGIRPGRRARRLTRPEISRLHTSLRQVLEEAIVAGGSSIADFRDSNGRPGYFQLRFRVYDRAGEPCPRCQNPIRRSVHVGRSSFFCPCCQR; encoded by the coding sequence ATGCCGGAGCTACCCGAGGTTGAAACCATCCGCCGCAGCTTGGCTCCGTGCATCGGCGCGGAAATCGCCGGGGTGTACGTCCGCGAGCCGCGGCTGCGCAAACCAGTAGACACCGAAGCCCTACGGCAAGCGGTGGGGCAACGCATTGTAGGCACGTTGCGCCACGGAAAGTACTTGATTTTGTCTTTGTCCGGCCCACACGTTTTACTCCTCCATTTTGGCATGAGCGGTACGTTGCGCATCGCTAGGAGTTTCCGCGACCTCCAAGAACACGATCACGTGCGTTTTCTCTTCGCCGATGGCCGGCAATGCGTGTTCAACGACCCGCGGCGCTTTGGATTGCTGTGGCTTGGCCCGAGAGAGAAAGCGGCAGAGATCGTGTCACCCGGCCCAGATGCCTTGGGTGCGGACTTTACGCCCGAGTATCTCTACGCGGTGGCCCGCCGCAGTTCGCGTGCGATCAAAACGCTTCTTCTCGACCAGCAGGTAGTCGCCGGCATCGGAAATATTTACGCCAACGAAGCACTGTACATCGCGGGTATTCGGCCGGGACGGCGGGCCCGGCGACTGACTCGACCTGAAATCTCGCGCTTGCACACCTCTTTACGCCAGGTGCTCGAAGAAGCAATTGTCGCTGGCGGCAGCTCGATTGCGGATTTCCGCGACAGCAACGGCCGGCCGGGATATTTCCAACTCCGCTTTCGCGTTTACGATCGTGCAGGCGAGCCCTGCCCCCGGTGCCAAAACCCAATTCGCAGGTCGGTACATGTCGGCCGGTCGAGCTTCTTTTGCCCCTGCTGCCAGCGCTAA
- the rsmA gene encoding ribosomal RNA small subunit methyltransferase A, which translates to MPLPIYHCEHEPEHTARASALPEPHGFPPRAVLGARNIREALKEIGRGPRKDLGQHFLAQPCIAERMAKLAGVEGHHVVEIGPGLGVLTQFLLGARRLWLVEVDPLLARRLEDLLGSHAHVTVQRADALALDWPDFLAANGPVRVVGNLPYNIATPLIETWLGLPELVDSIVVMVQHEVGERLRARPGTRAYGALSVLTQAVARVRKGFSVAPGAFVPPPKVRSQVVVLEPDPSLRARVNDWGWFQRVVRTVFAQRRKQIRNSLLQLTADPEAALHRLALDPTIRPENLSVDDFLRLSAVLSAHAGATRG; encoded by the coding sequence ATGCCTTTGCCGATCTACCACTGTGAACACGAGCCGGAGCACACGGCGCGGGCCAGCGCTTTGCCAGAGCCCCATGGGTTTCCTCCGCGTGCGGTATTGGGCGCTCGCAACATCCGCGAGGCGCTAAAGGAGATCGGACGAGGCCCCCGCAAAGACCTGGGACAACACTTTCTCGCGCAGCCTTGCATCGCAGAACGAATGGCAAAACTTGCCGGAGTGGAAGGCCACCACGTAGTGGAAATCGGCCCCGGCTTGGGCGTGCTCACGCAATTTCTTCTCGGCGCCCGCCGCTTGTGGCTGGTCGAAGTCGACCCTCTTCTGGCCCGCCGCCTCGAGGATCTGCTGGGCAGTCATGCCCACGTGACCGTTCAACGTGCCGACGCGTTGGCGCTCGACTGGCCGGATTTTCTCGCCGCCAACGGGCCGGTGCGCGTCGTAGGCAATTTACCCTACAACATCGCAACGCCTCTGATCGAAACGTGGCTCGGGCTGCCCGAGCTGGTGGACAGTATCGTGGTCATGGTTCAGCACGAGGTCGGAGAACGCTTGCGTGCTCGCCCCGGAACGCGCGCGTATGGGGCACTCTCCGTGCTGACCCAAGCGGTTGCACGAGTGCGTAAAGGCTTCAGCGTCGCCCCCGGGGCGTTCGTGCCCCCGCCCAAGGTGCGCTCTCAAGTTGTCGTGCTCGAACCCGATCCCTCGTTGCGGGCTCGCGTGAACGATTGGGGGTGGTTCCAGCGCGTCGTCCGCACGGTATTTGCTCAGCGGCGCAAGCAGATCCGCAACAGCCTGCTACAACTGACTGCGGACCCCGAGGCGGCACTGCACAGACTCGCTCTGGATCCGACGATCCGTCCCGAGAATCTTTCGGTGGACGATTTCTTGCGACTCAGCGCCGTTCTCTCCGCCCATGCCGGAGCTACCCGAGGTTGA